Proteins from one Xiphophorus hellerii strain 12219 chromosome 8, Xiphophorus_hellerii-4.1, whole genome shotgun sequence genomic window:
- the LOC116724517 gene encoding tripartite motif-containing protein 16-like has translation MEQSQFDRETFSCSICLDLLTDPVATPCGHSYCMNCIKDHWDEEDQKSIYSCPECRETFIPRPVLKKNAILTVLVEQLKKTGLQAAPADHCYAGPEDVACDFCTGRKLKAIKSCLVCLTSFCEKHLQPHYDSAAFKKHKLVEPSKNLQENICSKHDKLLEVFCRTDQKCICYLCNMNEHKGHETVSAAAERTERQRELEERRGNIQQRIQDQEKDVKLLQQEVEAINRSADKTVEDSEKIFTQLIRLLQKRSSEVKQQIRSQQETEVSRVKDVQEKLEQEITELKRKDAELEQLSHAEDHSHFLLNYPSLPALSESTHSSSINIRPLRHFEDVTAAVSELRDKLQDVLRDSWTNISLMVTEVDVLLSEPEPTSRAGFLRYSCEITLDPNTANTRLGLSEGNRKVTRMNRDQSYSSHPDRFTDYSQVLSRESLTGRCYWEVEWRGGVSVAVAYKSISRVGSGNECAFGNNDKSWVLYCSQINSNFLHNNIWTSISGPVSSRVGVYLDHRAGILSFYSVSETLTLLHRVQTRFTEPLLAGVWINKSGIGTCATGSFVEFCKPRQISSFLSDC, from the coding sequence atggagcAGAGTCAGTTCGACCGAGAGACTTTCTCCTGCTCAATCTGTCTGGATCTACTGACGGATCCGGTGGCTActccctgtggacacagctactgtatgaactgtattaaaGATCACTGGGATGAAGAGGATCAGAAAAGTATCTACAGCTGCCCTGAGTGCAGAGAGACCTTCATACCAAGGCCTGTTTTGAAGAAGAACGCAATTCTAACAGTTttagtggagcagctgaagaagactggactccaagctgctcctgctgaccactgctatgctggacctgaagatgtggcctgtgatttctgcactggaagaaaactgaaagccatcAAGTCCTGTTTAGTCTGTCTGACCTCTTTCTGTgagaaacaccttcagcctCATTATGATTCAGCTGCATTCAAGAAACACAAGTTGGTGGAGCCGTCCaagaacctccaggagaacatctgctctaaGCATGATAAGTTGTTGGAGGTCTTCTGCCGCACTGATCAGAAGTGTATTTGTTATCTCTGCAATATGAATGAACATAAAGGCCATGAAACAgtgtcagctgcagcagaaaggactgagaggcagagagagctggaggagagacgaggaaacatccagcagagaatccaggaccaggagaaagatgtgaagctgcttcaacaggaggtggaggccatcaatcgctctgctgataaaacagtggaggacagtgagaagatcttcacccagctgatccgtctcctccagaaaagaagctctgaggtgaagcagcagatcagatcccagcaggaaactgaagtgagtcgagtcaaagatgttcaggagaagctggagcaggagatcactgagctgaagaggaaagacgctgagctggagcagctctcacacgcAGAGGATCACAGCCattttctcctcaactacccctcactgccagcactcagtgagtctacacactcatccagcatcaacatccgtcctctgagacactttgaggacgtgacagcagctgtgtcagagctcagagacaaactacaggacgtcctgagagactcatggacaaacatctcactgatggtcactgaggtggatgttctactgtcagaaccagaaccaacgagcagagctggattcttaagatattcatgtgaaatcactctggatccaaacacagcaaacacacGACTGGGACTATCAGAGgggaacaggaaggtgacaaGGATGAATAGAGATCAGTCTTATTCTAGTCACCCAGACAGATTCACTGATTATTCTCAGGTTCTGAGTAGAGAGAGTCTTACTGgacgttgttactgggaggtggagtggagaGGGGGAGTTTCTGTAGCAGTCGCATACAAGAGTATCAGCAGAGTAGGATCGGGTAATGAATGTGCTTTTGGAAATAATGATAAATCTTGGGTATTATATTGTTCTCAAATAAATAGTAATTTTTTGCACAACAACATCTGGACTTCcatctcaggtccagtttcctccagagtcggAGTGTACTtggatcacagagcaggtattctgtccttctacagcgtctctgaaaccttgactctcctccacagagtccagaccagattcactgAACCGCTACTGGCTGGAGTTTGGATTAATAAGTCTGGAATTGGGACTTGTGCAACTGGATCCTTTGTAGAGTTCTGTAAACCCAGACAgatttcctctttcctctcagATTGTTGA